In Liquorilactobacillus nagelii DSM 13675, the following proteins share a genomic window:
- a CDS encoding TspO/MBR family protein, with amino-acid sequence MYEYTKKEKLSWIRLIVFILVIEFIGSLSAFFAGDIKAIYNHLSLPALSPPTYLFGIVWPILYALIGISGYLIYQQVYPKHIKLIDYSLFLTQLILNFVWSIIFFKVSAYWLGFLIIIVLDLVVLSCIIHFYKNSRLASILMVPYLIWIIFASYLTLSVAILN; translated from the coding sequence ATGTACGAATACACGAAAAAAGAAAAATTAAGTTGGATCCGTTTGATTGTTTTTATATTGGTTATAGAGTTTATTGGAAGTCTATCAGCATTTTTTGCGGGTGACATTAAAGCCATCTACAATCATCTTAGTCTTCCCGCCTTATCTCCACCAACCTATCTATTTGGAATTGTATGGCCTATACTTTACGCACTAATTGGCATCTCTGGCTATTTAATATACCAACAGGTTTACCCTAAACATATTAAATTAATTGACTATTCACTTTTTCTTACCCAGTTAATTTTAAACTTTGTTTGGAGTATTATTTTCTTTAAAGTTAGTGCCTATTGGTTAGGCTTTTTAATAATTATCGTATTAGACCTCGTTGTATTAAGCTGTATAATTCATTTTTACAAAAATAGTCGTTTAGCATCTATCCTTATGGTTCCTTACTTAATATGGATTATTTTTGCATCTTATCTCACTTTAAGCGTAGCAATACTAAATTAA
- a CDS encoding phage portal protein codes for MLFRTKEPEKRDWAMDLISDGVIPGYSTGSFIGISALKNSDVLTAVSIIASNVARFPLLLLDEQTGKPFDSGDLTYLLNKKPNAMLDGYHWKFIMTINALLANDGVSRIVRDPVTQEPALIQYFPPSQVYIDDSDVNNIKYEFTPLGANQTIVEPAQNVIHFKFFTYDGIHGRSPLLSLRDEINLQESGIQTLSKFFQSGLKGGILKVKGRLNKEARKKAREDFEYAQQGATGGSPVVTDDTIDYQTLEVDTNILQLINSNNYSTSQIAKAMHIPAYKLGVNSPNQSVKQLNDDFIKSDLPYYFEPISSEIELKMLNDQQRHQFKVQFDTRKETGMSVADAKNAVDGSLLDPNEARFEMGVNKRDDPNMDRMQSNLNNVYLDMKEDYQNPNKPDNTVKTINERRKAQGQEPIEGGDAIYMSSSDIPAIDVNDTGGDSDDS; via the coding sequence ATGCTATTTAGAACTAAGGAACCTGAAAAACGTGATTGGGCGATGGACTTAATCAGTGATGGAGTAATTCCAGGCTATTCAACTGGTAGTTTTATAGGTATATCAGCTTTAAAAAACTCTGATGTGCTAACTGCTGTTTCAATCATTGCGTCAAACGTTGCTAGATTTCCTTTGCTGTTGCTTGATGAACAAACCGGGAAGCCTTTTGATAGTGGAGATTTAACATATCTGCTTAACAAAAAGCCAAATGCAATGTTAGATGGTTACCATTGGAAATTTATCATGACGATTAATGCACTGCTGGCCAATGATGGTGTTTCACGAATTGTCAGGGATCCAGTAACGCAGGAACCAGCGCTGATTCAATATTTTCCGCCTAGTCAAGTCTATATTGATGATTCAGATGTTAATAACATCAAATATGAATTTACACCGCTGGGAGCTAATCAAACCATTGTTGAGCCAGCTCAAAATGTGATTCATTTTAAATTTTTCACGTATGATGGCATTCATGGACGCTCGCCGCTTCTTAGCTTGAGAGATGAAATAAACTTGCAAGAGTCAGGCATTCAAACCCTTTCTAAATTTTTCCAAAGCGGGTTAAAAGGCGGAATTTTGAAAGTTAAAGGAAGGTTGAATAAAGAAGCCAGAAAAAAAGCTCGCGAAGATTTTGAATATGCTCAGCAAGGTGCGACAGGTGGTTCTCCAGTCGTAACAGATGACACTATTGATTATCAGACGCTTGAAGTTGATACAAATATTTTGCAGTTAATCAACTCGAACAACTATTCAACTTCCCAAATTGCCAAAGCTATGCATATTCCGGCTTACAAGTTGGGTGTTAATAGTCCTAATCAATCAGTAAAGCAGCTGAACGATGATTTTATTAAATCAGATTTGCCTTACTATTTTGAGCCAATTTCGTCTGAGATTGAATTAAAGATGTTGAATGATCAGCAAAGGCATCAGTTTAAAGTTCAATTTGATACCAGAAAAGAAACTGGGATGTCTGTTGCGGATGCCAAAAATGCTGTTGATGGTTCGTTGCTTGATCCAAATGAAGCACGATTCGAAATGGGTGTTAATAAGCGCGATGATCCTAATATGGATCGGATGCAGTCTAACTTGAATAATGTTTATCTCGACATGAAAGAGGATTATCAAAATCCTAATAAGCCTGATAATACAGTTAAAACAATCAATGAGCGTCGTAAAGCTCAAGGCCAGGAGCCAATTGAAGGCGGAGATGCAATTTATATGTCATCCAGTGATATTCCGGCAATAGATGTAAACGATACTGGTGGTGATTCTGATGACTCTTAA
- a CDS encoding HNH endonuclease, producing the protein MSKPIKLSHINGKPALVPYDAANRKDNDRAYNQRRSTNQSKYVAFYKTREWLHTRQQVLTRDYHLCQRCGLEGSLVDHIVPSKDDWEDRLSLDNLQTLCKDCHSIKTKREWIKHHKGAERYMTIKMVCGLPGSGKSTYVTKRRTDHDLIYDYDVLMSALSGLPLHERNQDIHDYVMLFYDQLLRKLRAEKTFNNVWIIQTYPDEQLDTLLSNYHLVDHILIDTDKQICIERLKEQNRFNENMNSVFNEFSRKDFGKFRRVH; encoded by the coding sequence ATGAGTAAACCTATTAAACTATCTCACATAAATGGCAAACCTGCTCTGGTTCCTTACGACGCTGCCAATCGTAAAGACAACGATCGTGCATATAATCAAAGACGGTCTACTAATCAAAGTAAGTACGTGGCGTTTTACAAGACCAGGGAGTGGTTGCATACCAGACAGCAAGTGCTAACTCGTGACTACCATCTATGCCAGCGATGCGGACTTGAAGGTTCATTAGTTGATCATATTGTTCCAAGCAAAGATGATTGGGAAGATCGGCTTAGCTTAGATAACCTTCAAACATTATGCAAAGATTGTCACAGCATTAAAACAAAACGTGAATGGATTAAGCACCACAAAGGAGCTGAGAGATACATGACTATCAAGATGGTATGTGGATTGCCTGGAAGTGGTAAGTCAACCTATGTCACTAAGCGCAGAACAGATCATGACTTGATATATGATTACGATGTGCTGATGTCAGCTCTATCAGGATTGCCATTGCATGAACGCAATCAAGACATTCATGATTATGTGATGTTGTTCTATGATCAACTATTACGCAAGCTAAGAGCTGAGAAGACATTCAACAACGTTTGGATAATACAGACTTATCCTGATGAGCAACTAGATACATTGCTATCTAACTATCATCTTGTTGATCACATACTAATCGATACAGACAAGCAGATTTGCATTGAAAGATTAAAAGAACAGAATCGTTTTAATGAAAACATGAATTCAGTTTTTAATGAATTTTCAAGAAAAGATTTTGGGAAGTTCCGACGCGTTCACTAG
- a CDS encoding P27 family phage terminase small subunit yields the protein MARKQKLLSKSTANLTVLQQEAKFKAEFLAADGLPELQKTPPNHLKGAAKQEYKRIVQSVGKLPLRNLDRAELENYCTWYGIYKQISLELSESDKDGRDKLISQLDKATKSIKGLASDLGLNVNSRMQMNMPKTDEDKPKSIKGVFG from the coding sequence ATGGCTAGAAAACAAAAACTACTATCGAAATCAACAGCTAATTTAACTGTTTTACAGCAAGAGGCTAAATTTAAAGCGGAATTCTTAGCAGCAGATGGACTGCCAGAACTGCAAAAAACTCCGCCAAATCATTTAAAGGGAGCTGCAAAACAAGAATATAAAAGAATTGTCCAAAGCGTTGGAAAGTTGCCACTTAGAAATCTTGATAGAGCTGAACTTGAAAATTATTGCACATGGTATGGCATTTATAAACAAATTTCCTTAGAACTATCTGAATCTGACAAGGATGGGCGAGATAAATTAATTTCTCAACTTGATAAAGCCACAAAAAGCATTAAGGGCCTTGCATCTGACCTGGGATTGAATGTTAATTCGCGGATGCAGATGAATATGCCTAAAACTGATGAAGACAAGCCAAAATCAATTAAGGGGGTATTTGGATGA
- a CDS encoding HNH endonuclease signature motif containing protein, whose product MSMGANLFSKTQEIAIRELSKGRSARELTKIVNAKFNRNLKVSQMKSWKVNHQANSGRNGQFKKGMTPWNKGKKTGNHGRMTETQFKSEPHLEDRKPLGTKVMRADGYIWIKINNDLPFKNRWKQLHRLIWEEHNGPIPKEKKLMFLDGDPTHVVIDNLALVSSRENLEMNRYGLNSKDPELTKTGINIAKVNIKLRERSKGKND is encoded by the coding sequence ATGAGCATGGGGGCTAACCTTTTTTCGAAAACACAGGAGATTGCCATTAGAGAATTGTCAAAGGGAAGAAGTGCCAGAGAACTTACAAAAATCGTAAATGCAAAATTCAATAGAAATCTTAAAGTTTCCCAAATGAAAAGCTGGAAAGTTAATCATCAGGCTAACAGCGGACGAAATGGTCAATTTAAAAAAGGCATGACTCCCTGGAATAAGGGAAAGAAGACTGGCAACCACGGTCGAATGACTGAGACTCAGTTCAAATCAGAGCCTCACTTAGAAGATAGAAAGCCACTAGGAACTAAAGTAATGAGGGCTGATGGCTATATCTGGATTAAGATCAACAACGATTTGCCATTCAAAAACCGCTGGAAACAGTTGCATCGATTAATTTGGGAAGAACACAACGGGCCGATTCCTAAAGAAAAAAAGCTTATGTTTCTCGATGGTGATCCCACACATGTGGTAATTGATAATTTAGCACTGGTTTCTTCAAGAGAAAATCTCGAGATGAACAGGTATGGATTAAACTCCAAGGATCCAGAATTAACCAAAACAGGAATTAATATTGCAAAAGTAAATATCAAGCTCAGAGAAAGGAGCAAAGGAAAAAATGATTAG
- a CDS encoding terminase large subunit: MPFFVDRVSDGSLIVGKAVNSAVKRHLNDLKKSDWRWKFDENLAGKAVKFMELLPDPKTGKPNELAPFQKFIIGSIYGWVDKNNPSIRRFTDVFISMARKNGKSLLISGVILYEFLFGKTPPRNRQLYTAANDRKQAGIIFGMVKDRLKALMVKDEGIKRMCQIKRDEIINLDDGSIIRSFSRDAGLVDGYEPHVAVVDEYANAKTTDMIETLASGQLLLPSYLTFIISTAGFDMNVPMFTQNYPYAKKVLSAEVEADRYFAFIAEQDSVEEVKDRSTWIKSNPLLDVDALKAQITDYLSTKLKQAENDGSINSKLIKNFNIWRQAAEDSYMDIQNWNDAEIEQINIDGQRVWIGVDVGKTSDLFAISWMIPCEGYWYADSFAFVGTKYGLQAKIKADRLNYPELERKNECEITTLESGVIDTERVFNWLDDFVEKHRLDVQGICFDPYQYGPLLTLIEKRHPEWQQIEVRQGTLTLSMPTKQFRDDVLEKRIRHPENQILTSAVNNAVLKSDNNGVRIDKNKYANKIDALDALLDAYAVCFRENIDDYLTNEDVLSDDFGF, encoded by the coding sequence ATGCCTTTTTTCGTTGATCGTGTTTCAGATGGGTCTTTGATTGTAGGCAAAGCTGTTAACTCAGCAGTCAAAAGGCACCTTAATGATTTAAAAAAATCTGATTGGCGATGGAAATTTGATGAAAATCTTGCGGGTAAAGCAGTTAAGTTCATGGAATTGCTTCCTGATCCTAAAACGGGAAAACCAAACGAATTAGCACCATTTCAAAAATTTATAATTGGTTCAATTTACGGGTGGGTTGATAAAAATAATCCATCAATCAGACGATTCACTGATGTTTTTATTTCAATGGCTCGGAAAAATGGCAAATCATTGCTTATTTCGGGCGTTATTCTTTATGAATTTTTGTTTGGGAAAACGCCGCCTAGAAATAGGCAGTTGTATACAGCTGCAAATGATAGAAAACAGGCAGGAATTATATTTGGGATGGTCAAGGATCGTTTAAAAGCGCTAATGGTTAAAGACGAAGGCATAAAACGTATGTGCCAGATTAAGCGTGATGAGATCATCAATCTGGATGATGGTTCTATCATACGTTCATTTTCAAGAGATGCAGGGCTGGTTGATGGTTATGAACCTCATGTGGCAGTTGTTGATGAATACGCAAATGCTAAGACGACAGACATGATTGAAACCTTAGCGTCAGGTCAGTTGTTGCTGCCAAGCTATTTGACTTTCATTATTTCGACCGCTGGTTTTGATATGAACGTTCCAATGTTCACTCAAAATTATCCTTATGCTAAAAAAGTCTTATCCGCAGAAGTTGAGGCTGACCGCTATTTCGCTTTCATCGCCGAACAAGATAGTGTTGAAGAAGTTAAAGATAGATCAACCTGGATTAAATCAAATCCATTGCTAGATGTTGATGCTTTAAAAGCTCAAATTACAGATTATTTATCAACTAAACTAAAGCAGGCAGAAAATGATGGTTCAATCAACAGCAAATTGATCAAAAATTTCAATATTTGGCGACAAGCCGCTGAGGATAGCTATATGGATATTCAAAATTGGAATGATGCAGAAATAGAACAGATAAATATTGACGGACAGCGCGTGTGGATTGGTGTTGACGTTGGAAAAACGTCAGATTTATTCGCAATTTCATGGATGATCCCTTGTGAAGGGTACTGGTATGCTGACAGTTTTGCATTTGTAGGAACTAAATACGGATTACAAGCAAAAATCAAAGCTGATCGACTTAATTATCCAGAATTAGAGCGCAAAAATGAATGTGAAATAACCACATTAGAATCAGGAGTAATTGATACTGAACGGGTCTTCAATTGGCTTGACGATTTCGTTGAAAAGCATCGGTTAGATGTTCAGGGGATCTGTTTTGACCCATATCAATATGGACCATTGCTAACTTTGATTGAAAAAAGACATCCTGAGTGGCAACAAATTGAAGTTAGACAAGGTACATTAACTCTCTCGATGCCGACTAAACAATTCAGAGATGATGTTTTGGAGAAACGTATCAGACATCCGGAAAATCAAATTCTTACATCGGCAGTTAATAACGCAGTGCTAAAAAGTGATAACAACGGTGTTAGGATTGATAAAAATAAATATGCAAATAAGATTGATGCCTTAGATGCGTTGTTAGATGCATATGCGGTATGCTTTAGAGAAAATATTGATGACTATTTAACCAATGAAGATGTGTTGAGTGATGATTTTGGATTCTAA